A single window of Caldicellulosiruptor bescii DSM 6725 DNA harbors:
- a CDS encoding S8 family peptidase has product MHKHKKLFLLSGAIFAILSSILAANLYMSNNPSTQNPQQAYKKQIVPWSYKKLGITKMWKFTRGKNVKIAILDSGIDLNHPDLKSANIIKTINFIEPNKPASDETGHGTFIAGIIAAQNNNFGIVGIAPDAEIFILKILNKKLEGKVDLVVRALDFCIKNKINIVNMSFSTSSDNPKLRKAVSKAAKHKIIIVASARNSFGSKAGFPASYPEVISVASVNCKNQISQFSSQGKIDFCSYGENILSTAPNNSYKLSSGNSVAAAHLTAIIALILSKPEKWGLPHKHSINKDKIYNVLLKLSEDLGEKGKDNIFGFGLVKFK; this is encoded by the coding sequence TTGCACAAACACAAGAAGCTTTTTTTACTGTCAGGTGCTATCTTTGCAATATTATCATCAATACTTGCTGCCAATCTCTACATGAGTAATAATCCTTCTACACAAAACCCTCAACAAGCCTATAAAAAGCAAATTGTTCCCTGGAGCTACAAAAAACTTGGTATCACTAAAATGTGGAAATTTACAAGAGGCAAAAATGTTAAAATTGCTATTCTGGATTCTGGTATTGACCTGAACCATCCTGACTTAAAAAGTGCAAATATTATCAAAACTATTAACTTTATTGAGCCAAACAAACCCGCATCAGATGAAACAGGACATGGAACTTTTATCGCAGGTATAATCGCAGCTCAAAATAACAACTTTGGTATTGTCGGCATTGCACCTGATGCTGAAATCTTCATCTTAAAAATCTTAAATAAAAAACTTGAAGGAAAAGTTGACCTCGTTGTACGTGCTCTTGACTTTTGTATAAAAAACAAGATTAACATCGTAAACATGAGTTTTTCTACCTCATCTGATAATCCAAAACTCAGAAAAGCTGTTTCAAAAGCAGCAAAACATAAAATAATCATTGTTGCCTCGGCAAGAAATTCATTTGGTTCAAAAGCAGGCTTTCCTGCATCATACCCCGAAGTTATATCTGTTGCTTCTGTCAACTGCAAAAATCAAATATCTCAGTTTTCTTCTCAAGGCAAAATTGATTTTTGCTCTTATGGTGAAAATATTTTGTCCACAGCTCCAAACAATAGTTACAAACTCTCAAGTGGAAACTCTGTGGCTGCTGCACACCTGACAGCAATTATCGCTCTTATCTTAAGCAAACCAGAAAAGTGGGGCTTGCCACATAAACACAGCATAAACAAAGATAAAATCTATAATGTATTGCTAAAACTTTCTGAAGACCTCGGTGAAAAAGGTAAAGATAATATATTTGGCTTCGGTCTTGTGAAATTTAAATAA
- a CDS encoding DUF6973 domain-containing protein — translation MKSNIGGYKADTEAKKRYNDSVLHNGNCDAFRHAYWNALMVKYIDYSWAYDWATAHEEGATGQPAIEKEMDLYNNMMGRTLVLGNESKSDEEIADIIQNAVRNGKMKRIVDNKLISTNSEGEK, via the coding sequence ATTAAAAGCAATATAGGCGGATATAAAGCTGATACTGAAGCTAAAAAAAGATATAATGATTCAGTACTACACAATGGCAATTGCGATGCATTTAGACATGCATATTGGAATGCATTAATGGTTAAGTATATCGATTATAGCTGGGCTTATGATTGGGCAACAGCTCATGAAGAAGGAGCTACTGGACAACCTGCTATAGAAAAAGAAATGGATTTATATAATAATATGATGGGTCGAACGCTTGTGCTTGGTAATGAATCAAAATCTGATGAAGAAATTGCCGATATAATACAAAATGCAGTTAGAAACGGAAAGATGAAAAGAATTGTAGATAATAAATTAATTTCAACTAACTCTGAAGGAGAGAAGTAA